In Brienomyrus brachyistius isolate T26 chromosome 2, BBRACH_0.4, whole genome shotgun sequence, the genomic window tactAAATTCTCCTTTATGCGTCAAGTGAAGCTCACAGACACTGAGTTCCAAGTTACTAATTTGCACACTTGACAGTGACATTCTCTGGCCACTCTGGTCAAAGTTCCATAGTTTCTGTTTCAGAAATAGATTTAGGTCTTGTTgtctgttacaaaaaaaaagtgtatgctTTACCGTTATTACAGATATCATATATTTCTTGGTGCATGGGAACTGTAAGTCTACAAGGCGACTTTAACCTGGGGTGGGTAATGTCTCCTGGTCACCCAGACGTACTTCAGTGAGTGAGGTGGAACGCGGCGGAGAATCCAGTGGCAGCCTTTGACAAACGGTGTCGttttctgtgatgtaggagtgctgccatctagtggtcatcGGGCTGCTCGCTACGGGGAATTCAGTACTTCGCCGACTCAAGATCCTCCTCTTAAAACGTCTATATGagatatctgtggttttctgtgaatagaaaaaaaagattgtatgaaaatttaaatatgtgcattttacatgatttattatatttttaatatcTTCCCTGCTGTCCTTCAATCTGAATTCCACATTCGTTAACAGAACTGCAGACTCATCTCTGCAATAATTTTAGCACTCCGTATATGTCTTTTTTATCGATTATTCCGTCCATCCAATCATCGACCTACAAACGCTTTTCCCGTTTGGGGTTTCGGTTACTACCCAGCATGATCACGTAAATAAGCGTaattatttaaaattcactgttgTTACCCGTTCATTGAGTTAATAATGTAATAACGATGCAAAGTTAACTTTGTATGACGTATTCCGCATCAAAGCTTGGCGGAAAGATAATGTAGGCTTCGTCCGCAAGTTTTGTTAGGAAAATTTCCGTATGACAACGTAATATTACAGAAAATACTTTTGAGAATGGATCCCGATAGGAAAGTCATTTCTGTGCTTTTACAAAGAAGGAGGAATTCTCTTAGCATTTCCTTGTAACGTGATGCCTGCCCGCTGATCTCACAGAAATGCAATCCTTAAATCCCACCCGATCATTTCACCATTATTCAAAATGGAGCCGCTTTTGGGTTACCCCGTTAAACCATCGGGTCCAAAAACTCGAAAGTTAATCTTTTTTCTAAGTACAGCTATATGCGTAGGCACGTTGTTTTTGCTACAGACTAAATTCTTTAAACCCAGAAAGCCTAAAGATTTTTATTCGTTTGATGTACGGGATGCGAGGGGCCGGACAGTTTCTTTGGAGAAATACAGAGGAAAAGTAAGTTGTAGACGGGCCTTGCATGCTGCAGCGGTTTGAAATGCCTTGTTGAGCTGGCCACGGGTTAGCCGATACACTGTTTTTTGTTATtaagcataaataaataaaacaacggCGTGCAGTTTAGTTTTACGGGTGCCGATTTTCTCTCGCAGGCGTCCCTGGTTGTCAACGTGGCGAGCCACTGTGAACATACAGAGAGCAATTATCGGGCTTTGCAGGAGCTGCATCGGGAGCTGGGCACGTCTCACTTTAACGTCCTGGCCTTTCCCTGCGGCCAGTTCGGAGACACCGAACCGGGATCCAGTCGCGATATCGAAGCCTTTGCAAAGTCTAACTTTGCTGTCACTTTTCCTATTTTTAGCAAGATCAAAATAATGGGCTCCGAAGCAGACGCTGCGTTTAAATACATCACAGGTAGCCAAGCCACCTTGAAATAACTACTCTGCTGAACTAATGATTTGTTTTTAACCTTTTCGATGCTGTCAGTTTTAGTGGCCTATCAAGTGTGTGTTGTATGAGAAAGTCACAAAAAAAACTGCTGAAATGTGAAAAATTAACCACTTATTTTCCTTCATCTGTCTTGCGCCAGACACGGTCCAGAAACTGCCGAAGTGGAACTTCTGGAAGTTCCTGGTGAATCCAGAAGGGAAGGTGGTCCGGTTCTGGAGACCGGAGGAACCCATGGAAGAAATCCGAAAAGAGGCATCAGCCCTTGTAAGAGAAATTATACTGAAGAAAAGGGTGGAGCTTTGATAAACCGCTCCTTGTTTTTGGATGGACTTACTGTGTTTTGTTTCTCTGCCCTTTGAAGGTgggattttttattatttgtttttgaAGCCCTCTGAGCCACCGCCTCAGTCTTGTGGAGGATGCTGTATGTCCTGTCTGGTTGTACTGATTTTTGAAAGGGGTTTCCACTTGTtttgtgttttctgtttttaaatcGCATTGCATACGGTCCTTATGTCTTGTGGCATTTGTATTGCTATTTCTTTAGTTAGACTAACCACGGAGTATTGAAAAACCATAATACGGATGAGAAGTTGCAAAGCAGTCTTCAACAGAGCAGAATCAAAGGGGAAAATGACAATGAGATTTTGACCATATAGCATAGGTATCGGTGCACCTGTACCTGTGATGTCATAGTCGTTGTGAAATGTTTCCAGGGAATTTAACAACATTTAAGAAGATGGATTTGAAATTACATCCCTTTATGTACAAATGATTCTTGTCCCAGTGGTTAAGTGGATGGCCTCATTCTGAGCTCTTACAGCACTGATCTGTGTCCATGCACTTTGGTCTGTACAGGATCTGCTACCACTGCATCGGTCACTCTGAGAGACTCCGCCTGACTGACTCCTTCACACTCTGTGCATGATAGGACCTTGGTTACTTTGTGTATTGCAGCTTGTTCTACATCCATGTAGACATCGTAAGACTTTTTATCTTGTTCAACCATGAATATTGCATCCTATGAAACATTAGTGCAAGTGCAGTTGTGCAGAATTAAGGAGGTGTAGTATTGTCACATTCACATACAAGTTTTATTTCGCCTCACTCTGTATAGTCCAAGGAAACAGTGCGGTCTTCAATAAGCCGTACCATATGACCAGCCAGTGTCTTCACAGAGTTCTGCAGTGCAAAGCAGGATTTTCAAAAACGGCCTTTAAATATTAAACCTGTATTCACTGAATGCGCCAGAAAGCACATATTTGGATACTATCGATCGCTTATTTAAAAATAGATAgatcatatatatttttgtcttaTGTGGAAATAAAACCATATTCAGGGATGTTTATCATTACAAGGAATAACATGATCATAGTGTGTACAGTTGTAATTTTGGTTGACCATAACAACCCTTATGGACAGATTAATGTGTATTATATGCATCTtttgaaaaaattaagagaccattttcgtttcactcatttctcacttTATGAGTGTGCGTcagtaaataatatatatatacatttgagaattgcagcctggttcttctctgttcctcattaatgaagggcttcttacTTGCTttttgggacttcagtcctgcgtCTAGGAGCCTGtaatgaactgtcctagcagtgcacctcacacctgcacttaatgtttcccatttcctttgaaggtcacttgatatcATCCTCTGGCTCATGAGAAACTGCCAATTAAgttaacagtcatctctggcattataaAGTCGCTTCTACCCTctactggctggtttctggtcgtttccagtgtctcctgcttcagctTATTCTGAtgcactgctgtcttagaaattttgaacctggaagcaacctgctgctcagtgtagcctctgtcagcagaaccaggattaaaccaggatttaaaaatgcagactgttttaaaaagagagtggtctcttaattttttttttccaagagcTTCATTCAGGTTTTAAAATGCCCTTGTCACAGAATCACATGCCTGTACCGTATCAAGTATCACAGTATAGCAGAGTCACATGTACCGTAGAATCACAATGGGTCATGTTACACACGTGGGCCAAAGTGACAGGAACCTTACCAATAACCTCACTGTTTCTCATTGCACCAGTTCGTCACCCGTCCATACACAGGCTACATTATGCCTCAACACCATCACCGGAGAGATGAGTTCAGCGATTGACCTTGCGGGTGCAACGGCCTGATGTGGAAGTGGGTACAGcagctgagacacacacagccagctaacaccacactgccagatCAGAGCGTACTTTTCACACCACTGCCACGCAGTGCATCGTATACCTGCAGTAGGCTGCCTATCATCCTCTGCATTGTAGACTTACTGATGCAGAAGGGCGCATACTGGCAGGTTGCTGCGTAGCCAGCTAACATTGTGCTGCCTGGTCAGCGCATCCTGGCTGCACCTGGGTTGCCTGCGTAGGTGCCTCATAAATGCATAATGCTAATATGGCGCTATGCTCTTTCTCCCCAGAgtcacacatttacaccacagtTTATGCGCTGAAATCAGGGTACTCTAAAAGCAACCGTTTCATCCATATTCATTTCACGACCGATGAAGTATAAAGCTGCTAAGAGTCCAGCTTGGTGTCTCCTGACACGGACACGGAGTTCATACGAGCTGCTGGAGGGCAGTAAAAGGTAAGCTGGCAAATTAAATCCAGACCAGCTAACAAGACACTGCCTTTCAGTTGCTCATCAATAAAGAAAAGAGGTGGATTAGAGGTGCACCCTGCCTGAGTAATGGTATGTTCCAATATCTGAAAGAGAACTCATAACAGAGGAATAAACCACACACATTTGGGGGGTAGACACTCCCTTGTCTGCATGAGAAATGTCATACGGTCTAGTCTTAAGGTCTGGGGCTGCAAGTTGAGAAGTTAGAGGGCAGTTGTATCGTGAGCTGAGAAGTCTGGCAGTCAGCAAGCTTTACACTGCCTGCTAACCAATCACAAGTTAACACTGCTTATTAACCAATCAGAAGTTTCATGAGTACATATGCAGTTAGCTGTGAAGTTGGAGAGAGACAGGTAGAGTAGACTGTCCAAAAACACTGACATTCATATGTTCAAATTCACGTATAGGCACATAGTGGATTATTGCATCATGCTCGGTCATAGAGCCACATACACTTGCATCTGTATAAATGCCATTTACGCACATATTCAAAACCCTCAAATACAATTTAATACATTTTGGCTCAGCATATAACAAGTCCACCTCTCTatcttttttattgttttcattGTGTTCTGAAGTCCTGATAAAGTAACAACGTCAATGACAATGAGTGTCGCTGTCAGATGTAATTCACTCAGTACAGAGTCACATTGTCAAACTTCCATAATGCAATTTCTGTATGAATGACAGATTCTGTAAGGTAAATCTTATTAACCATTTGCCCTCTAATGACAAACATACACTTAAATAGTATTTGGTTTTGATGAACGACCAAATCAGGAGAAGCGAAACAGAACGGTACACGTATACTCGTATTTCACCCATCTGCCCCACTTTATTTGTAACTATACTTGATCTATGAATCACAGGTATGAGCCTTACCTTCACAGCACCAAAGGAATATTTTCTTTTGAAACTGAACAAATCTTTAGAAAGCACTCTCATAGTGTTTGCCTAGAGGGGAAACACACGCGTAAACATTTTATGCAGAGCATAGAATCCCTATGCGTATACTGGCATAATGAGATGCATTATTAATAGCCTCACAGTAAACCAAGATATAACTTACCAAAACCATCGCTCCTTCTCTTTTCACTTTGGGACGGAAATATTTCTTTAACTTCCATTCCATTCCTCCGGAGAAGCCCAAAGGGAGAAGGTTTCCTTAAAGACTAAGTTAAAATTTAACGTTCTTAAGTGACTTCGTTCACTCTACAAACTAAAGTCTAGGCAGCTGGAGTCTGCGGTGACTGGTCCAACTGCACCTGCAGCCTGTAGCCGCTTCTAAAATCCTATAAATAAACCTGAAGGGCGGAACGCGTCGCGGGAATCACCTTTCCTCGCACGCCATTGGAGAAAGCGAATCGTGCTCTGCGTCACAGCTAAGGATTCCCTCGGCGATTACCATGGAAACTAATATTTAGAGTCTATATTATACGATCATGTTAACTTCCTTAAGTTAAAACAGAAAGAAGTTGCGCCAAAATGAACAATACAACCGCGGGATATAATTAGCATTTCATAAGTATCCAAATGTCGGAAACTGATGTGCAATAACTGTAATAATTCAACGTAATCTGTAACGACTTCATGTATACGACGCAGGATGGCTCGAACTATGATGTAGGCCTAGTTTGATTAAAACTTAAGCtagaacttaaatacaaagtAATGACCTATAACTAAAAATGAATTTAACTTTAAGAACTAGCAACAGAAATCCATCAATATATTTTATGAACATAATTATCCATGTCATTAAAATTTAACACGTAAACTATAACATCAGTTATGGTACGGTTAGGCCTATTATATGAGATTTAAAACGGAATGTATTCAcaataaataatgtattaactgttcacattttatttaatcAAGTAAATAATTACTTGATTAAATTACTAAAATAATTAAGTTTAATTTCATTCTTCTAATGTGTTAATAAACGCAGATTATAGCGCTTCATTTGTATGACATGGTAAAACGGCATCCACGTTTTTAATAGGCCTAAGTGCCCCTTCTAAATTTCCAAATAAGAGGTCTATTGCGATAAGAATAAATAATATACTATGGGGTAGTGTAACTGGAATCTGGATGAAAGTATAGTGTAAAGTGGAAATGGATTAAACAACTGGACCGCTAACGGCAATGTGTCACAATACCCAAGAGGCGCTTAAGCCGCGGAACGGTTGATTTGCCACCTGCCATATCCATATGTGTTCGGGGCGCCTATTTCGCGATCAGGCTGGCGACAGGTGCGCTTGATGGACCTGCTGATGCTGCTTCCTAAGAGCAGTTCATTAATAAACAGGCCAACATACGATTATTTTTAGTGCTTGAATGTTATTATTGTCATCCTTATTATGGCAATTAGCGACATTCGTCTATTTAAATGAAGCTACATaaagtttttttccttcttgaaGGAATGGTCTTAGGTGTTACGCGCCACATTT contains:
- the gpx8 gene encoding probable glutathione peroxidase 8 isoform X2, with the translated sequence MEPLLGYPVKPSGPKTRKLIFFLSTAICVGTLFLLQTKFFKPRKPKDFYSFDVRDARGRTVSLEKYRGKASLVVNVASHCEHTESNYRALQELHRELGTSHFNVLAFPCGQFGDTEPGSSRDIEAFAKSNFAVTFPIFSKIKIMGSEADAAFKYITDTVQKLPKWNFWKFLVNPEGKVVRFWRPEEPMEEIRKEASALDLLPLHRSL
- the gpx8 gene encoding probable glutathione peroxidase 8 isoform X1, producing the protein MEPLLGYPVKPSGPKTRKLIFFLSTAICVGTLFLLQTKFFKPRKPKDFYSFDVRDARGRTVSLEKYRGKASLVVNVASHCEHTESNYRALQELHRELGTSHFNVLAFPCGQFGDTEPGSSRDIEAFAKSNFAVTFPIFSKIKIMGSEADAAFKYITDTVQKLPKWNFWKFLVNPEGKVVRFWRPEEPMEEIRKEASALVREIILKKRVEL